The Nilaparvata lugens isolate BPH unplaced genomic scaffold, ASM1435652v1 scaffold8105, whole genome shotgun sequence nucleotide sequence atgaacagggtttattacattaatatacctgtatcagctaccgtctatacaaGGCATTGACAacacagaggttcggcaacgttgttttcctatctttctccactgccattataacatggacctaaCTATAGTGCTGTATAAGTGCAAAAGTCGAGGGATTTTGTaggtgaataataattttcaagttatctATTCCTATACAAGTCATATAATGGGTTAAACGCAATTTGTGCTACAAAAGCTTATTGTTATTGCTGGGAGCAATAGCAAGTCATTTCAGTATTTTTGAAAGTAGGCATGCTTACAAAACTACAATTTCACCAGTTGACAtgagtgataaattaattaataatagaaGATACCCACATAAGcgttttgcttgtgcgtgggtaatgaaatGATCAAACAACATGCgtttgaattgattgaaacagacttagtgccggttgcacaaaagatggttaaattttaaccgtgattaattccacgagaaccaatcagagaagccgtcttttcaaaaacgctttctctgattgattcttgtaaaattaatcatggttagaATTTAAgaagcttttgtgcaaccgggccgtAGCTGTTAACCCAGACTTGACCCACCACCAAACTGCATACCACTACGATGCACTCAACTCAATTCAAACAGACTAGAACTGAATTTTAAGATTCATTTTTTAACTCACGGGTTTTGGTTGTATTCGGTAGGCCTTAATATGAGAAGGTCGCTTGAGTAATTGGTCAAGGCAACTTTTCTCCGCCTTTTCTGCTCCTGTTTCATCTGGTATTGATACAGAGGCTCCAGAAGCTTCATTGGTCGTTTTTTTTTCGGGTGTTTTCTTAGTagtttttttctttcctgtagtcTTCCTGCCTGCAGTGGCAGATTTCGTGCCTTCTCCTGCTTTTGCTTTTATTCTCTCTTCAAGCTCTTTAGTAACCAGTTGCACACATTTTAGTTCGGCACTTGCATCCATTAATGTTTTTGCACTTGGAAGAGTACTAATATCTCTcggtttgaaaatattaaatgcTGGAATTTCATCTGGAAACGCTAGTAGAGATAAGCtgaaaataaatacatcattattattaaacgaaagtccaaagttaaatgctgtaaatatatcaatatttaagAGTGCAGTAGCCTATTGATCGAAATGATGAGGAACCCCACTGTAATGATTTGCAAGCAAGATAAATATGGCGGGAGGTTGCAGATTTACTATTTCAGAGGTATTTGTATACTAAACACTAGTTTTTATTTCTTGCTTATGTCTGGGAGACTGGAAGTGTCATGGTACCGCGAATATCACGAGTGCTCTAGGTATaaggaaaatacaaaaatcgCCAATGAATCGGCCCATGCCCAAGCCAGAGAGGCAATATACTATCTTCATTATTACGAAAGTAGTAATGAACGCCTTAAAAATGCTTCATATGTCCTGGGCCTAAGACATGAATTTAAGCATTGAAGGTAGTAAAAGACTACCAGTGATAAAGACTAGTCCCACACCCAGCTACGCGTTGCTAGGAATATGTCTTTGGAAGACGTGGCCTTcctatcttctaattttaaATCCACGCTACCAATCTCATTTGATCTctgttttattttagtttttcctATTAGAAaatcttttttgttttttctctctcaaaatttgttataacttttttgttttttgcagtGATATGAATAGTTTTTTCTTGTCATCAACTTGATTTTGTATTGTGTTATTTTTAGTTCTTATTTTGAATCGGAATTTTTGCGACTCCTACCAGCAGTCAAAGGCTTTTCTTTTGCTGTGGTGCCTGAaacaattttcagttttttagtTCTGGGtagttaatttaattttattttcttgtaataagagtttgatttattatcctttgaTTTGTTACGTTTTAAATTTTGgtaataaagaattgaattgaaatatgtCCAGTCATACCAGCTTAGTGTAGCTTTCATTATTGAGAGATAGGACGGCTACGTCTTCCAAAGACGTATTCCAACGTCACGTAGTGGGTGTGTGACGACCTTATAACTACATCGTACGTCATTAAATTAGCACTGtgtttattaataaacaatggttttatttcataaaataagaAAAGAGGTCTTGATAACTTAACTTcattttgtttcaataattttagtaGCCTTACAGAGatctgtttttattaatatataacaTCGTCAATATTGTTCAAGTTAtattaggctggccactaactgTAGGATATGCATGTTTAGTCTATCATgcacacacacatgttcatcatgcatgttttgtcaggAGTGAGATGCTTctaacatagaataaacaaccaatcggctaacaataaataaaccactagaaaattacaaattagttATGATAGAAATATCATTTCACCTCAAATAGACCAGCgctgaaaaaataaacaacaaaagatacaaaaacctaacctaaaaagATTTTATTAGCCTTTTGCTGTAATGACACAACAATAGTGATGTAAAATTCCCAGGAATTCAAGATCGAGGAAATATTCCCAGGGATTTCAAgggaaatattgccaaaaatcgTAAATTCTCGGGAATTTGTGGGAACTcaaggaaatttattatttcttccaTCTAAAATGACCGAAAATATGTTTATGTTAGGTCTCAATCACCTGTTACACAAAAGGATTATATAAGAAATATAAGGatgaataacttataaattgtaATAAGTTTAAAGAAAATAGTAATTTGAAGTTCATAGActgatgattttcatgaaagGTTAAAGGAGAAATGAGCACTCAATGAAATTTTC carries:
- the LOC120349054 gene encoding uncharacterized protein LOC120349054, whose translation is MQDVYKKMKKFEIPSKPKVNLGEFAERLKYYVLKNRIAETETAENETFGSEVPARYINLSLLAFPDEIPAFNIFKPRDISTLPSAKTLMDASAELKCVQLVTKELEERIKAKAGEGTKSATAGRKTTGKKKTTKKTPEKKTTNEASGASVSIPDETGAEKAEKSCLDQLLKRPSHIKAYRIQPKPVS